One Natator depressus isolate rNatDep1 chromosome 13, rNatDep2.hap1, whole genome shotgun sequence genomic region harbors:
- the ZGPAT gene encoding zinc finger CCCH-type with G patch domain-containing protein, which produces MITMDEESLETAIQTYKAQLQQVELALEAGLDPSQQSDLIQLQEDLKQLIELTESSLVSVKKSKLLATLDTDAPFISPAGHLKQDSNSGRSGNDEEYAAFKEAIAELKPLSPEDEASPKQDGEADGENESKYSEEEEASEEEEEEVSGMKVKAPYYSPWGTLEYHNAMIVGTECLEDGSAGVRVLYLYPTHKSLKPCPFFLDGKCRFKENCRFSHGQVVSVDELHPFQEPNLSSLEVGSACLAKHHDGIWYAAKITDVDSGYYTVKFESLLLKEAVVEGDGIMPPLRSEEDSSSPESEEDNVDDSGYAKVIDSEPLENGEGAPACSSSFGGWEAHTRGIGSKLLAQMGYEFGKGLGKNAEGRVEPVQAIVLPKGKSLDQCAEILQKKKLDPAKSRKRRVKANHVGRPSAGSRKTSRNVFDFLNEKLQGKGSGEQDGGMTPVERNNKEIYHASKSTKKALSVRLFQTMEKIDQTQKTIKGIQEALARNVGRHSIATAQLQEKLAGAHRQLGQLRAQEASLQQEQKKAETHKKMTEF; this is translated from the exons ATGATAACAATGGATGAGGAGAGTCTGGAAACAGCAATTCAAACCTATAAAGCACAATTGCAGCAAGTGGAACTGGCTTTAGAGGCGGGACTGGATCCATCACAGCAGTCTGACTTGATCCAACTGCAGGAGGATTTGAAACAATTGATAGAACTGACTGAATCCAGCCTGGTGTCAGTGAAAAAGAGTAAACTACTGGCCACTTTAGACACAGATGCACCCTTCATTTCTCCAGCAGGTCACCTAAAACAGGACAGTAATTCAGGCAGGTCCGGCAATGATGAGGAGTATGCTGCTTTTAAGGAAGCTATTGCTGAACTCAAGCCATTGAGTCCTGAAGATGAGGCCTCTCCAAAGCAAGATGGAGaggcagatggggaaaatgaatcAAAGTACAGTGAAGAGGAAGAAGCatctgaggaagaggaggaggaagtgagTGGGATGAAGGTTAAAGCCCCGTACTACAGTCCATGGGGTACCCTGGAGTACCATAATGCCATGATTGTGGGGACAGAGTGTTTGGAAGATGGCAGTGCAGGAGTCAGAGTGCTGTATCTCTACCCAACTCACAAGTCCTTGAAGCCATGTCCATTCTTCTTGGATGGCAAATGCAGATTTAAAGAGAATTGTCG GTTTTCCCATGGGCAAGTGGTATCTGTGGACGAGCTTCATCCATTTCAGGAGCCCAATCTCAGCTCTCTAGAAGTGGGCTCGGCTTGCTTGGCAAAGCACCATGATGGAATATGGTATGCTGCAAAAATCACTG ATGTTGACAGTGGTTACTACACGGTAAAGTTTGAGTCATTGCTGCTGAAGGAGGCTGTCGTGGAGGGAGATGGCATCATGCCACCACTGCGAAGCGAGGAAGACTCTTCCTCTCCCGAGTCTGAGGAAGACAATGTAGATGACTCTGGCTATGCTAAAG TGATCGATTCGGAACCCTTGGAGAACGGGGAAGGGGCTCCAGCTTGCAGCTCCTCCTTTGGTGGCTGGGAGGCCCATACTCGTGGCATCGGCTCCAAACTACTCGCTCAAATGGGATATGAGTTTGGAAAAG GTTTGGGGAAGAATGCTGAGGGCCGAGTGGAGCCAGTGCAAGCCATAGTGCTGCCTAAAGGGAAGTCCCTTGACCAATGTGCCGAGATCCTTCAGAAGAAGAAGCTGGATCCAGCTAAGTCAAGGAAACGGCGAGTGAAGGCAAACCATGTTGGCCGTCCCTCTGCAGGGAGCCGCAAGACCTCTCGCAATGTCTTTGACTTTCTGAATGAGAAGCTTCAGGGGAAGGGCTCTGGGGAGCAGGATGGAGGGATGACACCAGTGGAGAGAAACAACAAGGAGATCTACCATGCCAGTAAGAGCACCAAGAAGGCCCTCAGTGTCCGCCTCTTCCAGACAATGGAGAAGATTGACCAAACGCAGAAGACCATCAAGGGAATCCAGGAGGCCCTGGCACGCAATGTTGGACG GCACAGTATTGccacagcccagctgcaggaGAAACTAGCTGGTGCTCACAGACAGCTGGGGCAGCTGCGGGCCCAGGAAgccagcctgcagcaggagcagaagaAAGCAGAGACACACAAGAAAATGACTGAGTTTTAG